One Natrinema halophilum genomic window carries:
- a CDS encoding 2-amino-3,7-dideoxy-D-threo-hept-6-ulosonate synthase produces MTSGIDARLERIGTDGSYVIVPMDHGITMGAVQGLKDIESTIDGVTSGGADAVLTQKGIAPRVHENKNGKGYIVHLNGSTTIGPDENDKRVTGTVEEAIRVGADAVSFHINVGSDHEPDQLTQLSDVTETAERFGMPVLAMAYARGPGVDPEDPEALGHAVRLAEELGADVVKTGYSGDAESFQHVVESTRLPVVIAGGSKGTDRDTIEMVRGVMDAGGAGVSMGRSIFQHEDPEAIAHAVAGVVHHDLSTDEALAEAGLALEA; encoded by the coding sequence ATGACCTCCGGAATTGACGCACGACTCGAACGAATCGGGACAGACGGATCGTACGTGATCGTCCCAATGGACCACGGCATCACGATGGGTGCAGTCCAGGGGCTGAAAGACATCGAATCGACCATCGACGGCGTCACCAGCGGTGGCGCGGACGCGGTCCTCACGCAGAAGGGAATCGCGCCTCGCGTCCACGAGAACAAGAACGGGAAGGGGTACATCGTGCATCTCAACGGCTCGACGACTATCGGGCCCGACGAGAACGACAAGCGAGTGACCGGCACCGTCGAGGAGGCGATTCGGGTCGGCGCCGACGCGGTCTCGTTCCACATCAACGTCGGTTCCGATCACGAGCCAGACCAGCTCACTCAGCTCTCCGACGTCACCGAGACGGCCGAACGGTTCGGGATGCCGGTCCTCGCAATGGCCTACGCCCGCGGCCCCGGTGTCGACCCCGAGGACCCCGAGGCGCTGGGCCACGCGGTCCGACTCGCCGAGGAACTGGGCGCGGACGTCGTCAAAACGGGCTACAGCGGCGACGCCGAAAGCTTCCAGCACGTCGTCGAGTCGACCCGGCTCCCGGTCGTCATCGCCGGCGGCTCGAAAGGGACTGATCGCGATACGATCGAGATGGTCCGCGGCGTGATGGATGCCGGTGGCGCCGGTGTCTCGATGGGTCGTTCTATCTTCCAGCACGAAGACCCCGAGGCTATCGCGCACGCGGTCGCCGGAGTCGTCCACCACGATCTTTCGACCGACGAGGCACTCGCCGAGGCGGGGCTGGCGCTCGAGGCCTGA
- a CDS encoding cation diffusion facilitator family transporter: protein MSHDESAHTHDDSRSHDAHDHEGHGHGGESTSSRKLAAVSLINIVGFLVELAGGLAFGSVALLSDAFHMLFDALAYVMAFAASHVAEHYGDGDRWSYGLHRLEPFAAFINGLLLLPMVGFIIWESYQRFLDPALISIGVVPTLAIAAGGLVVNVGSVLVLHGDAMSLNEKGAFYHLLGDAGGSVAVIVSVLAIEVTGIRVIDPITAALIAAVVAWSAVTVLRGSGEIFFLKTPLESDEIRAHVREIVGVDQVDDFHVWQICSQITVATMHIETDVETMTEAESVLRRVHDELASHGIDHATVELGPGYADRDVHLDTHCH, encoded by the coding sequence ATGAGCCACGACGAGTCGGCGCACACCCACGACGACTCTCGGTCGCACGACGCACACGATCACGAGGGTCACGGCCACGGCGGAGAATCGACGAGCAGTCGCAAGCTCGCTGCCGTTTCGCTCATCAATATCGTCGGCTTCCTCGTCGAACTTGCAGGCGGACTGGCGTTTGGCTCCGTCGCACTCCTCAGCGATGCGTTCCACATGCTGTTCGACGCGCTCGCGTACGTGATGGCCTTCGCAGCCTCTCACGTCGCCGAACATTACGGCGACGGCGACCGCTGGTCGTACGGACTCCACCGCCTCGAACCGTTCGCCGCCTTCATCAACGGACTCCTGCTCCTGCCGATGGTCGGCTTTATCATCTGGGAGTCGTATCAACGGTTCCTCGATCCCGCTCTCATTTCCATCGGTGTCGTTCCAACGCTCGCCATCGCGGCAGGCGGGCTCGTCGTCAACGTGGGCTCGGTTCTCGTTCTCCACGGCGACGCGATGAGCCTCAACGAAAAGGGCGCGTTCTACCACCTGCTGGGCGACGCCGGCGGCTCGGTCGCGGTCATCGTCTCCGTACTCGCCATCGAAGTGACCGGCATCCGCGTGATCGACCCGATCACCGCGGCCCTCATCGCCGCCGTCGTTGCCTGGTCCGCGGTGACGGTGTTGCGCGGGAGCGGCGAGATATTTTTCCTCAAAACGCCGCTCGAGAGCGACGAAATTCGGGCCCACGTCCGCGAAATAGTGGGCGTCGACCAGGTGGACGACTTCCACGTCTGGCAGATCTGCAGCCAGATCACGGTCGCGACTATGCACATTGAAACGGACGTCGAAACGATGACCGAAGCCGAGTCAGTCCTCCGTCGCGTCCACGACGAACTCGCGAGCCACGGCATCGATCACGCCACCGTCGAACTCGGGCCTGGCTACGCGGACCGCGACGTGCATCTCGATACGCACTGCCATTGA
- a CDS encoding Gfo/Idh/MocA family protein: MIGTGIGVGIVGLGGMGTLHARSIRDLGADVVAGADLVPEQRRRFADEFDATTYETHEELVVDGAVDAVIVTTPNRFHEPIATAALEAGCDVLVEKPLAHTLESAERIAEAAARADGICMVGFHNRHAASMAMFDEQHARGRFGDLTHVEANYVRRRGVPGPGSWFTDPELAGGGALLDIGVHALDLSLYALDFPEIVEVSGVTRTTFGATEEYADPEGFGDNWNAEAETYEVDDSVSAFIRCADGQTVSLEAAWATNREESMNFRVRGTQAGAQFDIGDTDMQILESGTAGCDHYTDVNMSGDATLTGYTEQDDAFLAAIAADVPPETNTVDEAMTVQRVIDAIYRSSESGRAVELSEVRRETSQRARR, translated from the coding sequence ATGATCGGAACCGGAATCGGCGTCGGCATCGTCGGTCTTGGCGGTATGGGAACCCTCCATGCACGAAGTATTCGGGATCTCGGTGCTGACGTCGTTGCCGGTGCAGACCTCGTCCCGGAGCAACGAAGGCGGTTCGCCGACGAATTCGACGCGACCACCTACGAGACCCACGAGGAGCTCGTCGTTGACGGAGCGGTCGACGCCGTCATCGTGACGACGCCAAACCGATTCCACGAGCCGATCGCCACCGCGGCCCTCGAGGCAGGATGTGACGTCCTCGTCGAAAAGCCACTCGCACACACGCTGGAGAGTGCAGAACGGATCGCCGAGGCGGCGGCCAGAGCCGATGGAATCTGTATGGTCGGATTTCACAATCGCCATGCCGCCTCGATGGCTATGTTCGACGAACAGCACGCTCGCGGCCGGTTTGGCGATCTGACTCACGTCGAAGCAAACTACGTCCGCCGACGCGGCGTCCCCGGCCCGGGGTCCTGGTTTACCGATCCCGAACTCGCCGGCGGTGGTGCATTGCTCGACATCGGCGTCCACGCCCTCGATCTCTCACTGTACGCGCTCGACTTCCCCGAAATCGTCGAGGTGAGCGGCGTCACGCGGACCACGTTCGGCGCGACGGAGGAGTACGCCGATCCGGAAGGGTTCGGAGACAACTGGAACGCCGAGGCCGAGACCTACGAGGTCGACGACTCCGTCAGCGCCTTCATCCGCTGTGCCGACGGCCAGACCGTGTCGCTCGAGGCCGCGTGGGCGACCAACCGCGAGGAGAGCATGAACTTTCGCGTTCGGGGGACGCAGGCGGGGGCACAATTCGACATCGGCGATACCGATATGCAGATCCTCGAGTCGGGAACCGCCGGCTGTGATCACTACACCGACGTCAACATGAGCGGCGATGCCACGTTGACCGGCTACACCGAGCAGGACGATGCGTTCCTCGCGGCCATTGCCGCGGACGTACCGCCGGAGACCAATACCGTCGACGAGGCGATGACTGTCCAGCGCGTCATCGACGCGATCTATCGCTCGAGCGAGTCCGGTCGAGCGGTAGAGCTCTCGGAGGTCAGGCGAGAAACGTCGCAACGAGCGCGTCGGTAA
- a CDS encoding ThuA domain-containing protein — protein sequence MVDVTVWNEFRHEREDEAVAAAYPDGIHETIADALDDEHDVGTATLDELDHGLTDDVLEATDVLLWWGHEAHDEVTDSVVDRVHDRVLEGMGFIALHSSHYAKPFKRLMGTSCSLQYREDGGTERLWVVDPGHPIADGLDGSIELPETEMYGEPFDVPEPDRQVFISWFEGGEVFRSGCCYRRGNGRIFYFRPGHETYPIYEHAAIRRVLRNAVEWASPPEGSPRTFGERT from the coding sequence ATGGTCGACGTTACGGTCTGGAACGAATTCCGCCACGAACGCGAGGACGAAGCAGTCGCGGCCGCTTACCCGGACGGCATCCACGAAACCATCGCCGATGCGCTCGACGACGAACACGACGTCGGGACCGCGACGCTCGACGAACTCGACCACGGACTCACGGACGACGTTCTCGAGGCGACCGACGTCCTCCTGTGGTGGGGCCACGAGGCCCACGACGAGGTAACGGATTCGGTCGTCGACCGCGTTCACGACCGCGTTCTCGAGGGAATGGGATTTATCGCCCTGCACTCGAGCCATTACGCGAAGCCCTTCAAGCGACTTATGGGGACGTCCTGTAGCTTGCAGTACCGGGAGGACGGCGGCACCGAGCGCCTGTGGGTCGTCGACCCCGGTCATCCGATCGCGGATGGATTGGACGGCTCGATAGAACTTCCCGAGACGGAGATGTACGGTGAACCGTTCGACGTGCCCGAACCCGACCGGCAGGTATTCATCAGTTGGTTCGAAGGCGGCGAGGTGTTTCGAAGCGGCTGCTGTTATCGGCGCGGCAACGGCAGAATCTTCTATTTCCGTCCGGGTCACGAGACGTACCCGATTTACGAACACGCGGCGATCCGACGAGTGCTCCGAAACGCGGTCGAGTGGGCTAGCCCGCCCGAGGGTTCGCCGCGGACGTTCGGCGAACGAACGTAG